The genomic interval ATGATGAATGGAATTTAGGTTGAAAGAATGAGACTTCGCATAAACAAAATCAATGCCGATAAACCATAATGTCTTAAAACCTTTATATGTTTAACTATTGATTAAGACTGCTAATTATGTATGCAGGTTTCAAATAATAAGGTTCAAATGATAGTAAATCTGAAAATCTTTTATGGTGGTACCAGGTTTCCGTCAAAGTGCACATCCAGCTTGCTGATGGTAGTGTTGTTTTTCTGAATATTATATTTTCGTGCTTCCACATTGGGCTGTATTTCGAAACATTTTTGCCCGTTATCAAAACCTTATGATTCTTTATATACGAATTAAGAAACTGATCAGTAATAACAATAGCATCGGGAGGGCGAATCATTACTCCGTCACTATTGTACAATCCATAATAAATTTCTGACTTTCTTGCCTCAATCACAGGACAGTATAAAGAAACAGAAGGGCATTCCCTGATAGCATTAGCTGCTAAAGAATGTAAAGAATTAATAGCTATCAGCGGCTTTTCAAGTGCATAGCAAAGGCCTTTTGCCGTTGCTGTACCTATTCTTAAGCCCGTATAAGAGCCTGGTCCTGCACTTATAGCCACTGCATCCAAGGATGATAATAACACCCCGGAATCATGGAATAACCTTTCTATCATTACCGAAAGACCGGAAGCATGATTCTGCTTATCCTCTTCATAAATGCGCTGAACAGTTCCGTCTTTTGCAAGAGCTACTGAACAGACTTCTGTTGAAGTCTCGATATTTAAAATAAGGGCCACCGGCAAACACTATTTGTAATACTGATCATACAAATCAACGGAACTCAAAAATAGATCAGATCATTGGGCCATTGCCATATCTTGGTTTCTATAATCTGTAAAATTGAAAGGGCTGCTGAGAAGAAAGGCAGCCCTATTTCGAATATTATTTAAGGGCGGTAAGGGTTTTATTATATTCATCCTGGTTAATAAGTACTTCCATCGCTTTCTTCACATCCACATCATCTTTCAAAGAAGCTTCGAGTCGTCCGTTCTGATAATAATATCTTGAAGCAATTTCTTCTTCAAGCAATCCTTTAACCTGGTCTTTAAATTTTATCAAATCCTTTTGCTTATCATGCATCAGAGTGGCCTGCAAAGCATTAAAATCCTGCTTCACTTCATCATTCCAATATGCTTCTTTTTGCGCCGCATCCTGAAGGTCTTTCAATTTATCTTCACTCTTTGTTTTATAGTCATAATCTTTATTGCCAAGCCATACAATAAAATCACTGTATTCAGGGTCCGTTAAATGGAAATCCTTTGCTGCGGCTATGGTTTCATGCTTTAAACGGTAGTCGGTAGCGTAATCAAACATCAGATTTTTGTCCAGCAAGCTCAAGGTAATAGGTGCAAGCTTTTCAGGTTCCGTTTTTATATCAGGATCTACACCACCTCCATCAAATACTTTCCTGCCTGTTTTAGTTTTGAATGAAGCTTTAAGAGAGTCCGCAATTTTACCTACACTTCCATCATCATTGCGGTGGGCATAATCGATGGCCTGTATGCACCGTCCACTAGGGGTGTAATAATGAGCTGTTGTCACCTTTAACTCTGTGCCATAACTCAATTCGCGCGTTGTTTGAACCAAACCTTTACCAAAAGTTCTTTGCCCTACAATAACGCCTCTGTCATAGTCC from Chitinophagales bacterium carries:
- the tsaB gene encoding tRNA (adenosine(37)-N6)-threonylcarbamoyltransferase complex dimerization subunit type 1 TsaB, yielding MALILNIETSTEVCSVALAKDGTVQRIYEEDKQNHASGLSVMIERLFHDSGVLLSSLDAVAISAGPGSYTGLRIGTATAKGLCYALEKPLIAINSLHSLAANAIRECPSVSLYCPVIEARKSEIYYGLYNSDGVMIRPPDAIVITDQFLNSYIKNHKVLITGKNVSKYSPMWKHENIIFRKTTLPSASWMCTLTETWYHHKRFSDLLSFEPYYLKPAYIISSLNQ